CTTCGATTCCGAGATCGAGCAGCGCCAGCAAAGCATTGCGCGCGAGCGCGGCTTTACCCTGCAGGAACACGCGTTGTCGCTGTACGGCAACTGCACCAAAACAAACTGTCCCCACAGACCCAAACGATAAGCAACCGCTCGCTCCCTTGCCGGAGCGCAGACGGAGCAACAAAAAACCGGCGCCAGGCGCCGGTTTTTTGTTGGGGGCTTGCCGCCGCAGGTCAGCGAGCCTGCAGGTCCTGCAAGTCTTGATCGCTTACCACCCGGGCGGGGCGTGCTTGCGGCAGGCCGACGAACTCGCCCACCACCTGGCGGAACAGGCCACGCGCCCACACCAGCATCGGGTGGGTGTTGCGGCTGCGGTGCCAGAACATGTTCAGGCCGAGCGTGGTGTTCAGCTCCGCCGGCAGCGGGAAGGCCTTCAGGCCGTAGGTTTCACAGGCCATGTCCTTGGTCAGCGCATTGACGGTGAAGATCATGTCCGTCTGCGAGGCCAGTTCGGCCTGGGCCCGCCACGAATGTACCGTCAGCGAGGCGTTGCGCTTCAGGCCGCGCTGCTGCAGTGCGTAGTCGAGCGGGATCAGCGACGGTGCCGGCCGGCCCGAGCCGCCGGAATGCGCCATGAAGATATGGCCGCAGTCCAGGTATTGCTCGAGCGTGCAGTGGCCCTTCAGCACCGGATGGTCCTTGCGCGCGCATACCCACAGGTTCAGCGACGTCACCATTTCCTCGACGATTTCCGGATGGCGGGTCGGGAACGGCGAGAATGCCAGGTCGAGTTCATTGGCGCGCATCGACGCCACATCGGTTTCCCACGAATGGGACTCGACCAGCTTGATATGCAGGTCCGGCGCCAGCGCCTTGATGCGCAGCACGAAACGGTTGAACACCGTATCGCCCAGTTCCGCGGCAAAGCCGATGCTCAGCGTGCCGGTGGCGGTGGCCGGATCGAAGTTGTCCGCGTCGCCTTCGTTGATCGACGACCACAGGTCCAGCATGTCGCGGATCTTGGGGCCTAGCTCGAGCGCGCGCGGCGTCGGCGTCAGCCCGTGCGGGACGCGGATAAAGAGTGGATCGTCAAAGATTTCGCGCAGCCTGCCCAGCGAATGCGAGACCGCCGGCGCGGTCATGTGCATCTTTTCAGCCACGTAGGTGGCATTACGCTTGCTCAGCAGCTCGGTGAAGATCACTAAAAGCTTTGTGTCTACGTTCACCATGATCAGGCCCCCGGTCAGATTTTTCACAGCTAAGATGGCCCCACCACTTGCACTGGCTGCACATCAGATTTCAACAGGGTCTTAATAGTGTAAGAGGAAAAATCAGGCTCGAAAAGCAAATTCGGCATTTCTGAAACGGGCATCCATAACATAACTGCGAAAAATTGCGCGATTTTGCCGCAATTGATCGGAGATGCGTACATTGCCGGCGGCGCAACCGGCACTTCCGCCCCTGCCCCTCCTCTACCGGCTCCCACTTTTATCACTCTTTTCTGACGCGCCTGTTTCAGCCGCCGCCAGGATCGCCATCCTGCCCGAGAAACGAAAAACGCGCCCGCAGGCGCGTTTTCCATGGCTGGCGAAGGCGCCGATTACTTGGCCACCACGCGGGCCATTTCCAGCACCTTGTTCGAGTAGCCCCACTCGTTGTCGTACCAGCTCACGACCTTGATGAAGGTGCCGTCCAGCGCGATGCCGGCTTCGGCGTCGAAGATCGAGGTGCGGGCATCGCCGCGGAAGTCGGTGGCGACGACCTTGTCTTCGGTATAGCCGAGCACGCCCTTCAGCGCGCCCTGGCTCTGGGCCTTCATCTCGGCGCAGATTTCTTCGTACGACGCCGACTTTTCCAGCTCGACGGTCAGGTCAACCACCGACACGTCGGAGGTCGGCACGCGGAACGACATGCCGGTCAGCTTCTTGTTCAGCTGCGGGATCACCACGCCCACGGCCTTGGCGGCGCCGGTCGACGACGGGATGATGTTTTCCAGGATGCCGCGGCCGCCGCGCCAGTCCTTGTTGGACGGGCCGTCGACGGTCTTCTGCGTGGCGGTGGCGGCGTGCACGGTGGTCATCAGGCCGCGCTTGATGCCCCACTTGTCGTTCAGCACCTTGGCCACCGGGGCCAGGCAGTTGGTGGTGCAGCTGGCGTTGGAGATGATCGCCTCGCCCTTGTAAGTGTCGTGGTTGACGCCGTACACGAACATCGGGGTGTCGTCCTTGGACGGGGCCGACATGATCACCTTCTTGGCGCCCGCGTCGATGTGCTTCTGCGCGCCTTCCTTGGTCAGGAAGATGCCGGTCGACTCGACCACCACGTCGGCGCCGATCTCGCCCCACTTCAGCTCGGCCGGATCCTTGACCGCGGTCAGGCGGATCTTCTTGCCGTTGACGACCAGGGTATTGCCGTCGACCGACACTTCGCCGTCAAAGCGGCCATGCACCGAGTCGTACTTCAGCATGTACGCCAGGTAGTCGGGCTCGAGCAGGTCGTTGATGCCGACGACTTCGATGTCCTTGAAGTTGGCGACGGCGGCGCGGAACACCATGCGCCCGATGCGGCCGAAGCCGTTGATGCCGATCTTGATGGTCATGACTGTCTCTCCTGAGGATCGATTGAAACCGGTGGGCGCCGCGTCCGCCGCGCGGCGCACCGCGCGGTTCCAGCGCCCGGATGCTTAGATAAGGGTGTCCTTCACCGTACGGACCACATTGTCGACGGTAAAGCCGAAGTGCTTGAACAGCACGCCGGCCGGGGCCGATTCGCCGAAGGTATCGATGCCCACCACCGCTTGGACCTGGTACTTCCACCAGAAGTCCGTCACGCCGGCCTCGACCGCCACGCGCGGCACGCCGGCCGGCAGCACGCTGGCCTTGTAGGCGGTGTCCTGCTTGTCGAACACGGTGGTCGCGGGAATCGACACCACGCGCACGTGCACGCCCTCGGCGGCCAGTGCGTCGGCGGCGCCTACGGCCAGGCCGACTTCCGAGCCGGTCGCCAGGATCACGGCGTCCGGACGGCTAGTCTTCGGATTCACGCTGTCGCGCAGCACGTAGCCGCCGCGCGCGATATTGGCGCGGGTGGCATCGTCGCGCTGCTGGAACGGCAGGTTCTGGCGGCTGAAGATCAGGCAGCTCGGGCCGTTCTCGCGGCGGATCGCCTCGGCCCACGCCACGGCGGTCTCGGTGGTGTCGGCGGTACGCCAGACGTCCATATTCGGGATCAGGCGCAGGCTGGCGACGTGCTCGATCGACTGGTGCGTCGGGCCGTCCTCGCCCAGGCCGATCGAGTCATGGGTGAACACGAACAGCGAGCGGATCTTCATCAGCGCCGCCATGCGCAGCGCATTGCGGCTGTAGTCCGAGAACGTCAGGAAGGTCGCGCCGTAGGGGATGTAGCCGCCATGCAGCGCGATGCCGTTCATGATCGCGCTCATGCCGAACTCGCGCACGCCGTAGTTGATGTGGTTACCCCAGGCATCGACGCGCACCGCCTTGCTGCCCGACCAGTTGGTCAGGTTCGAGCCGGTCAGGTCGGCCGAGCCGCCGAGGAACTCCGGCAGCACCGGGCCGAAGGCCTCGATGGTGTTCTGGCTGGCCTTGCGGGTGGCGATGGTCTCGGCCTTTTCCTCGCACTTGGCGATAAAGGCTTCGACCGCGGCGTCGAATGAGCCCGGCAGCTCGCCCTTCATGCGGCGGGTGAACTCGCTGGCCTCGTACGGGTGGCGCTCGGCATACGATTCGAACAGCGCGTTCCAGGCGCGCTCGAGCGCCTGGCCGTTGGCCTTGGCGTCCCAGGCGTCGTAGACCTCGGCCGGCACCTCGAACGGGGCGTGGGCCCAGCCCAGCGCCTCGCGCGTGGCCAGCACCTCGGCACCGCCCAGCGGGGCGCCGTGCACGTCGTGGCCGCCTTCCTTGTTGGGCGCGCCCTTGCCGATCTTGGTGCGGCAGCAGATCAGGGTCGGCTTGTCGCTGGCCTTGGCCTGCGCGATGGCGTTGTCGACCGCGACCACGTCGTGGCCGTCGATGCCGCGGATCACGTTCCAGCCGTAGGCCTCGAAACGCTTCGGGGTGTCGTCGTTGAACCAGTGCACCACGTCGCCGTCGATCGAGATGCCGTTGTCATCCCACAGCGCAATCAGCTTGTTCAGCTTCAGCGTGCCGGCCAGCGAGCAGGCCTCGTGCGAGATGCCTTCCATCAGGCAGCCGTCGCCCAGGAACACATAGGTGTAGTGGTCGACGATGTCGAAGCCAGGGCGGTTGAATTCCTCGCCCAGCAGGCGCTCGGCCAGCGCCATGCCGACGGCGTTGGTGATGCCCTGGCCGAGCGGGCCGGTGGTGGTTTCCACGCCCGGGGTGATGCCGTATTCCGGGTGGCCGGCGGTCTTGCTGTGCAGCTGGCGGAAGTTCTTCAGCTCTTCGATCGGCAGGTCATAGCCGGTCAGGTGCAGCAGCGCGTAGATCAGCATCGAGCCGTGGCCGTTGGACAGCACGAAGCGGTCGCGGTCGGCCCACTGCGGGTTGCTCGGGTTGTGCTTCAGGTGCCGGCCCCACAGCGCCACGGCGATGTCTGCCATGCCCATCGGCGCACCGGGGTGGCCGGAATTGGCCTGCTGGACGGCGTCCATGGCAAGCACGCGGATGGCGTCGGCCATCAGCTTGGCGGGCTGGGAAGCAAAGGGACTTGTGGCGGGATGGGCAAGGGCGGACATGCGGGCGGATTCGGCGTGAGCCTTGGCGGCAGGAAAACCGCAATTTTAGCAGAAGCTAGGGGGTTTTCCGGACTCCCGGACGCCCCCTCGGCCGAGTCCGGGCGATCATCGCAGGCCGCCCGCACCGCTGCATGCCGGCAACCGGAACTATCCGGGGCCCGGCATGCCTGATGCTTCACCCCGGCACCGTGGCGAGGACGCGGCGCGGACCGTGGCGCGGCACTTCGACAGCGTAGCGCGGCACGCGTAAGATGCACTCTCGCACCGCGCGGCACGCCGTCGCGCCGGGTTTCCCGCAACCAGGAGACGATCAAGGAGACGATCATGAGCAGACCGGCCAACACCCCCTGGCTCACCCCCTACCTGACCGTCGCCAACGGCCGCGCCGCGCTGGACTTCTATGGCCGCGCCTTCGGCTTCACCCCCGGCAACGTGGTCGACGAAAACGGCGTCCCCACGCACGCCGAGATGCACTACCAGGGCCAGCTGGTGGTGATGTTCGCGCCCGAGGGCGCATGGGGCAGCACCGCGCGCACGCCACGCTCGCTCGGCGTGGAATGCCCGCAGACTTTCTATGTCTATTGCGACGATGTCGACGCCATGCACCAGCGCGCGGTCGATGCCGGCGCGGTCAGCCTGATGGCACCCGCCGACCAGTTCTGGGGCGACCGCTACTGCATGGTCGAGGATCCCGACGGCTACCGCTGGGGCTTCGGCAAGCCGCTGGCCCAGGCGAACCAGGCAGGCCAGGCAAGCTGATGGCGCCAAGATTTTTTGTCGGCGGCGCGGATACCGTGCTGGCCGCCGAGTCCGATTTCCCGCTGCCCGAACCGGTGGTGCGCCACGCGCAGGTGCTGCGCCTGGCGCCGGGCGACGCCATCACCCTGTTCGACGGCCGCGGCGGCAGCCACGCCGCCACGCTGGTCGAACTGGGCAAGCGCCACGCGCTGGCCCGCATCGGCGCGCATGACGCGGCCGAGGCCGAGCCGCCCTTCCGCGTCACGCTGGCGCAGGGGCTGGCCGGCGGCGACAAGATGGACTGGCTGATCGAGAAAGCGGTCGAACTCGGCGTCGCGGCGATCCAGCCGCTGCAGGCCAGCCGCTCGGTGGTGCGCCTGTCCGGCGAGCGCGCACAGAAGCGCCACGCGCACTGGCAGGCGCTGGTCCAAGCCGCCTGCGAGCAATGCGGCCGAAATCGTTTGCCGGCGGTGGCGGAGGTCACTAACTTGGATACGTGGCTGGCGCGCGCAGACCGGTCCGGCAACGGCGGCACCAGGCTGCTGGTGTCGCCGCGTGCCGCGCAAGCGCTGCCGGCGCTGGTGGCGGAACGGCGCGAGACGCTGCTGGCCGATGGCATCACCCTGCTGATCGGCCCCGAAGGCGGCCTGGCCCCCGAAGAAGAACAGGCCGCGCTGCAGGCCGGTTTCACCGGCGTGTCGCTCGGCCCGCGCATCCTGCGCACGGAAACCGCCGGGCTGGCATGCCTGGCAACCCTGAACGCCTTGCTGGGCGGATTCTGACGACGGGGCCACCCCGGCCCTGTGTCACCTTGCAACCCTGACTGAAAGGAGTCGACCATGGGACTACTCGATAGCGTGCTGGGCGGTGTGCTCGGACAGCTCGGCGGCGCGCGCGGAGAGAACGGCCAGGGCGGCCAGGCCGGCGGGCTCGACCCCAAGCTGATGATGGCGCTCGGCCTGCTGGCAACGCTGGCCATGCGCAGCCGCGCGCAAGGCGGCGATGCCGCCGGCGGCGGAGCCGCGGCCGATGATGGCCTGGGCGGGCTGGGCAGCCTCGGCGGGCTGCTGGGCGGCATGCTCGGCGGCGGCGCCAGCGCTGGCACCGCGCCGGGCGGCGCTACCGGCGGACTCGACCTGGGCTCGCTGCTCGGCGGCCTGCTGGGCGGCCAGGGCGGCGCGCCCGCCAACAGCCAGGCGCTGGGCGCTGCCGCTGGCGGCATCGGCGCGCTGCAGCAAATCCTGGCGCAGGCCGGGCTGGGCGAGCAGGTCAATTCATGGATCGGCAGCGGCGCCAACCAGCCGGTCACGCCGTCGGCGCTGAGCGA
This Cupriavidus nantongensis DNA region includes the following protein-coding sequences:
- a CDS encoding LysR family transcriptional regulator → MVNVDTKLLVIFTELLSKRNATYVAEKMHMTAPAVSHSLGRLREIFDDPLFIRVPHGLTPTPRALELGPKIRDMLDLWSSINEGDADNFDPATATGTLSIGFAAELGDTVFNRFVLRIKALAPDLHIKLVESHSWETDVASMRANELDLAFSPFPTRHPEIVEEMVTSLNLWVCARKDHPVLKGHCTLEQYLDCGHIFMAHSGGSGRPAPSLIPLDYALQQRGLKRNASLTVHSWRAQAELASQTDMIFTVNALTKDMACETYGLKAFPLPAELNTTLGLNMFWHRSRNTHPMLVWARGLFRQVVGEFVGLPQARPARVVSDQDLQDLQAR
- the gap gene encoding type I glyceraldehyde-3-phosphate dehydrogenase, with the translated sequence MTIKIGINGFGRIGRMVFRAAVANFKDIEVVGINDLLEPDYLAYMLKYDSVHGRFDGEVSVDGNTLVVNGKKIRLTAVKDPAELKWGEIGADVVVESTGIFLTKEGAQKHIDAGAKKVIMSAPSKDDTPMFVYGVNHDTYKGEAIISNASCTTNCLAPVAKVLNDKWGIKRGLMTTVHAATATQKTVDGPSNKDWRGGRGILENIIPSSTGAAKAVGVVIPQLNKKLTGMSFRVPTSDVSVVDLTVELEKSASYEEICAEMKAQSQGALKGVLGYTEDKVVATDFRGDARTSIFDAEAGIALDGTFIKVVSWYDNEWGYSNKVLEMARVVAK
- the tkt gene encoding transketolase, producing the protein MSALAHPATSPFASQPAKLMADAIRVLAMDAVQQANSGHPGAPMGMADIAVALWGRHLKHNPSNPQWADRDRFVLSNGHGSMLIYALLHLTGYDLPIEELKNFRQLHSKTAGHPEYGITPGVETTTGPLGQGITNAVGMALAERLLGEEFNRPGFDIVDHYTYVFLGDGCLMEGISHEACSLAGTLKLNKLIALWDDNGISIDGDVVHWFNDDTPKRFEAYGWNVIRGIDGHDVVAVDNAIAQAKASDKPTLICCRTKIGKGAPNKEGGHDVHGAPLGGAEVLATREALGWAHAPFEVPAEVYDAWDAKANGQALERAWNALFESYAERHPYEASEFTRRMKGELPGSFDAAVEAFIAKCEEKAETIATRKASQNTIEAFGPVLPEFLGGSADLTGSNLTNWSGSKAVRVDAWGNHINYGVREFGMSAIMNGIALHGGYIPYGATFLTFSDYSRNALRMAALMKIRSLFVFTHDSIGLGEDGPTHQSIEHVASLRLIPNMDVWRTADTTETAVAWAEAIRRENGPSCLIFSRQNLPFQQRDDATRANIARGGYVLRDSVNPKTSRPDAVILATGSEVGLAVGAADALAAEGVHVRVVSIPATTVFDKQDTAYKASVLPAGVPRVAVEAGVTDFWWKYQVQAVVGIDTFGESAPAGVLFKHFGFTVDNVVRTVKDTLI
- a CDS encoding VOC family protein, encoding MSRPANTPWLTPYLTVANGRAALDFYGRAFGFTPGNVVDENGVPTHAEMHYQGQLVVMFAPEGAWGSTARTPRSLGVECPQTFYVYCDDVDAMHQRAVDAGAVSLMAPADQFWGDRYCMVEDPDGYRWGFGKPLAQANQAGQAS
- a CDS encoding 16S rRNA (uracil(1498)-N(3))-methyltransferase, with product MAPRFFVGGADTVLAAESDFPLPEPVVRHAQVLRLAPGDAITLFDGRGGSHAATLVELGKRHALARIGAHDAAEAEPPFRVTLAQGLAGGDKMDWLIEKAVELGVAAIQPLQASRSVVRLSGERAQKRHAHWQALVQAACEQCGRNRLPAVAEVTNLDTWLARADRSGNGGTRLLVSPRAAQALPALVAERRETLLADGITLLIGPEGGLAPEEEQAALQAGFTGVSLGPRILRTETAGLACLATLNALLGGF
- a CDS encoding YidB family protein, whose translation is MGLLDSVLGGVLGQLGGARGENGQGGQAGGLDPKLMMALGLLATLAMRSRAQGGDAAGGGAAADDGLGGLGSLGGLLGGMLGGGASAGTAPGGATGGLDLGSLLGGLLGGQGGAPANSQALGAAAGGIGALQQILAQAGLGEQVNSWIGSGANQPVTPSALSDALNDTGALQSLAQSTGMSQDDVAAQLSEGLPELIDRLTPHGHLPAQE